A single window of Pungitius pungitius chromosome 20, fPunPun2.1, whole genome shotgun sequence DNA harbors:
- the stx7l gene encoding syntaxin-7, giving the protein MAYQAGRTDEPSALVQNISSNIQKLTLLTSELQRAVSLLGTEHDSSQLPQTLQQKQQQGNQLAKETDRLIKAFSGLPVGPDQRQRKLQKERLVNDFSAALNSFQKTQRQAADKEREFVARVRASSRVSGGHPDDGFGNAPVFFSEAQVQAQAEAITEEDLRLIQERELSIRQLESDITDVNDIFKDLGMMIHEQGDMIDSIEANVESADVHVQNATQQLSRAADYQRSSRKKMCILVIVLLVLALIIGLIIWASVKQ; this is encoded by the exons ATGGCCTACCAGGCTGGGAGGACCGATGAGCCCAGTGCTCTGGTTCAGAACATAAGCTCCAACATCCAGAAGCTTACCCTGCTCa cctCGGAGCTGCAGAGGGCCGTTTCTCTGCTGGGGACGGAGCACGACAGCAGCCAGCTGCCGCAGACGCT GcaacagaaacagcagcagggcaACCAGCTGGCGAAGGAGACTGACCGACTGATCAAAGCATTCAGTGGGCTTCCTGTTGGCCCTGACCAG CGGCAGAGGAAGCTCCAGAAGGAGCGCCTGGTCAACGACTTCTCCGCCGCCCTGAACAGCTTCCAGAAGACCCAGCGGCAGGCGGCCGACAAGGAGAGGGAGTTCGTGGCCCGGGTCCGAGCCAGCTCCAGGGTGTCG GGAGGACACCCCGATGACGGCTTTGGTAACGcgcctgttttttttag cgAAGCCCAGGTGCAGGCTCAGGCCGAGGCCATCACTGAAGAAGATCTGAGGCTGATCCAGGAGAGGGAGTTGTCCATCAGGCAGCTGGAG TCGGACATCACAGATGTCAACGACATCTTCAAGGACCTGGGGATGATGATCCACGAGCAGGGGGACATGATAG ACAGTATAGAAGCCAACGTGGAGAGCGCCGACGTGCACGTGCAGAACGCGACCCAGCAGCTGTCCCGCGCCGCAGACTACCAG CGGAGCTCCCGGAAGAAGATGTGCATCCTGGTGATAGTGTTGCTTGTACTTGCTCTTATTATTGGACTCATCATCTGGGCTTCTGTCAAACAATGA